The genomic window ACCTTGCAGTAGGTAGGAACAAGGATGTtacaaaatctatatttaaCCTGCTTGGTAggaaatacataaatgtatagcATTTGCTATGCCTGTCAAAAttatatttcttttcttctgtcttGCAAGGAAAATAATCTAGTATTGTCCCTACAGGTACCATTCCCTAGGCAACTGGCGTCCAATATTTTGGTAATTCTTTTACCAAAACACCAAAACGTAAGCCCCAGTTGCACATCGTTGACTGATATACATGTTAAAGAGATAGGTACCCTGCTGTTTCTATTTACTTAACCAAAACCTACTTGTCTTCAGGTTGTGAATAATTCATCCTGATTAATTAAAGGGTGAGTTTAATGACGTAATGATCTTTGATTGAAAATCTATTGCTCCATGAGGAACTCAACAGACACTATGCATGTATAATGCAGGAACATgttttgaatactgtaattcttgtttctttcactgtaactttatgttcacagcttTCACAgacacctctgtaccgtgaacttatcatcactgtgaaaaaacctgttgttattattcatgattccttcacacatccattctgtaaatcacttgctggcACCGTGAAGTAAAGTTCAgcgaaaatgtccattttccttacattgtGAAATtttactagcctccttcgcagacttcctataacggcagcgtatatatattgggaggggggagCCTCTAAttccggcaagggagttgtgtagccaagggagttgtgtagctgAGGGACGACCGCCGTTTATATTCATGTTTATATAAAAGGCGGTCGTCCCTGTTTATATCCATGTTTATATAAAAGGCGGTTGTCCCTCGGctacactactctccaagcagaggagtgggtccggcaggtttttgacgtgtttttaggcgtttttgtcgggctttctactttgtcatggtttctttctatcttttgtgtgggttaaagatagaaagaaaccatgacaaagtagaaagcccgacaaaaacgcctaaaaacacgtcaaaaacctgccggacccactcctctgcttggagagtaggctacacaactcccttgccggcattagagaaccttgcccccccccctcccaatatatatacgccgctgttataggaagtctgcgaaggaggctaaaatTTTACTACCATGAAGATAAGTGAATTTCTGTTTAGACATGCCAAAAACACATGGCATGGCTTCAGTATTCTGTACAGGTCAAGGGCCTTGGTCTAGATGTTATCACTGAACAAGGACATTGCACTGAACAATGGTTACACAAATAAAAGGCTGGATCAACCCAAGGAGACCAaccttgaatatacatgtacttcacatttctgttttctgtgaagaaaataaatacatttatGATCTATAAATTGTTCTGTTGATGTTACTGCCAGACAGAAGCTGGGCCTACAagttatgaatatgaaatagaACACGAGAGACTAGTGAAATACAAATATAGCACCAGGATGCCTTTTAATGTCATCTGTTTATGTTTTTCAATAGTGATGGGCAATTAGGACTAGTCAGAATACTAGAAATGCCTCAGAGGTTTTTATCATACTTCAAGTGCTATTTTTAGAAATATCTCCATAGCTAAAGATCTTATCAGTTTTCAAAGATATCTCCGATGTTTACTCATTCTGAGCAATTATAATACCAACGTAATATCTGCAAATTACTTGCTTTAGACTTGTTACACTTATATGGATGGGACTGGCAGTGGCAACTTACATCTGGGGACTTTTTCACTTGGAATTATCAGAGTTGAATAGGCCTGTGAAGCTGTGCAAACTCAAACTTAAGAACTTTCGAATTCGGTAATACCGGTACCAATGTTGTAGACTGGTATGAAATATTACAGAGACTTGCAATGGGAGAGCTACGTCTGTGTGATAAATGGGAGTTCAGAAGACATTGAACTTGGGGCATCAGCAGCCTACTTTGTTGATATAGACCTTAAGTGTGTAGCCATACAGATGTAGTGGTTCATACTCATAGACAACTGCTGATAGGGATACAGCTGTGGGATGTTCCATGCATTCACATAATCCTGGAGGGTTCGAGTTCATATGGTTTATGGAATCATGATCCAATGTAGATTCATTTGCCTAAGCCTGGAGCAATTTGTGTTGCCTAACGTGCTGTTGCATTTGTTGTGATTTTGCAGCAGACATTTTTAAAATGCCCCCTTGGGGTGTTGCTGAGTGTGATTGACTGGTGGTGCTTATCAGTTGGGGTGAAAGGTAGCTTCTCTGCCCACAAAAATGTGGTAGGATGCCTGCTTGTGTCTTCAGGGGTCAACTGCTCCAGGCAAGCGGATCTTTGTTCTGGAAGTCACAAATTAAGGTGATATTTTATGACCTTTTAAAAGTGCAGTTTTGCATTGTGACTGGGGTTGAACAGTACAGCAACAACTTGGTTTGGTTTCAAGAAAGAGCAGCATGGAACTATGCACTATGATTCCCCCAACCCATTGTTCCTGCTAGCCGCACAATTCATCACGTTGCCAGAGAAAACCTGGAGCCAGGGCACCCGGTTACCTTTGATCACATTCAGCCTATTGTGAGGGTGAGCTAACAGGAGTTGGGTGGATGCCATTCACTCTTTTTCAACCATGCTTGAAAGGCTAGATCCCCAATGAGGTTGGGCATTCCTTTTCTAAAAGAATCTCATCATGGGACTGCTTTGGACAACAGGCAATGTTCTTTCAAAGTCAAACTTAGAGGACAAACATGTATATTCCCATGCCTGCTGGCAGTTTAAGTTTTCATTCAGATTGCTATCAGCAAGGTATGCGGGTAAGCATGTTTTAATTGTGTGAACATTCAACAGTGTAGACCAGTGCTGGACCTTGCATTGTCACCATCCAGAATTTTTGACTTTTAAATGTCACAATCTATTTTTAGTTGCTGATTTTGATGTTGATAGGATAGCTGTCAACATGCTTGTTGTCTCTGGGTGAAACCTTATCTCTTGTTACTTACTCCAGTATACTACCAAAATTCAGACATCACTATTCTGTCTTAAACATCATCTGTTTATTTCATGTTCTGATGCAACATTTTTGACACAGGAATGTGCTTTAAACTTTCAGCATCACATGCTTCTTCTGTATGAAACTTGCCAATTTTACATGACTGTCATGAGAAAACCCTGTATGTAACAAGTATATTTACACTTTTGCTCTGCATGGAAAATAACAATGAAACTATTGACTGCCTTTTTTTAACACAAGCTATAGATCTGCACTACTTCTACTTGGATTTGAACAAGCAAATGAACTTCCTATGATGAATTCAGCAACTAGCTTTCTTATCGTTGGACACTGATGCTTCTTTGGCTGCTAATGCTAATATCTGGACCTGAATGCACAGTAGACCAATTAGCACATGTATTTAACAACAAAGCTCAATACACAACAGCTTATGTGGCCTTGATAAGTTGACTTCGTGCACAAAAATGTCAGACAAAAGTCATCAGTAAAAGAGTGCATTATGTACATGCTGGCATGGTATGAAAGAGAACTGAGCAGATTTAGGCAAGATGCAACAATTGTAACACAGCTAAGTCTCTGAATACATTAGTTTCAATAAAGCAAACTACAATTGCCCCTTGTGTCGAATTTCATTATATTACAAGATAAATAGTGAAATATTATTTACAACTTtgttccacctttacttataaGATATTCAGCTAACAGCCTGGTAACCATGACAACTGTTGGGTTGCACACTAACATCCCATGAATAAGAAACAGTCAACAAGACATCTGGATTTCTGTTTTCCTGTGAGGAACTTCTTGCTGCAGCATATTAAACTTTTCCCCAAACAAGTCCTTGGGAAAGTTCCGGATTTCATTACAATGTCACTATGATGCTAGGAAGCAGCAAAACTTTTTCCAGCCTTCTTTTGCCTTTTCAGTTGCTAATGAACTCCTGTTGGGTTTCGGCTTGGCTTTGTTGGGCTGCTTCACAGACTTGACAGGCTTGGGCTTGTACGGCCTGTCCCTGCATTTCTTCCCTTTCCTGCTGTCCTGGTATTCGATTCCACTGATGATTGCCGAGTCAAATGCCTCCTTCAAGTTTTTCTGAGTCAGTGAGGAGCACTCCATGTATGCAATGGCACCTACTTCATGTGCCCGCAACCGAGCTTCTGATTCGCTAACCGGCTTCTCCCCGTATCTTGCCAAGTCAATCAAAACATTCACACTTTCTCTCAAGTCCGACTGTGTCCCCACAAGAATGATGGGAGTCTTAGGGCAATGTCTCCGAACTTCTGGTACCCACTTCTCCACCAGATTGTTGAAGGAAGTCGGGCAGACTACACTGAAGCACACGAAGAACACATCTGTCTGTGGGTAGCAGAGTGGCCGTAGATTATCAAACTCATCCTGGAAGAAAAGACAAAGATAAAAGGATGAGTGGTCTGGTAACATCAAAGGTCTGGGGATAATCCTATTTTAAATAGAAACAATAAACTTGCTTCCCACACAAGAAAGCCTGGGAGCCCATGTTCTGATGACTTGTAAACTAGCTAAGGCATTGTGTACCAAATCAACTGATGGGGCAAGCCTCGAGTTCTCACGGTCCTGAGGAGAGCTGGCTGAACAATTCCTTTTGTTTGGTATGGTAATAGCTAAGGCCACAAAAAGGGACACCATCAAACAAGATTAATCCAGTGTCAGCCAAATTAATATACCTGCAGTGCAGGAACAATGGTGTGAAAAGCAAAAACTGTGAGACATGGGAAAATTCCCAATGCCGATACTGGGATATATAAACAGTCCACTCATTGAATGTAAATAAACTGTTAATGGATAACAAGATGTGTTTCTAAATACATTTAACAATTAACACCTCgtttagttttgttttatcTAGTTACAGGTTTTTAGAAATTGTGTGTTCGTCTCAgcactattgatttttttttcttctccagcGGAACCTTCTTCTTTCATGCGAGCGGAAACGATCTCTGTGCATTTTGTGCTAACGCAATCATGCGTCTCTGACCCCTGACAGTTGCTGGTTATTCATGCATGAAACACGGTGGGCGAACAAGCCAGCAGCTCCGATACAGGCCACCCTAAGTCCGGCCTCCCTCCCTGCTAAGGTTTCCACCCAAGAGAAGAACGCGCGGCTTGCGTTTCAGTCCGACAAAGTAAATACTACTGAGGCCGGATCGGCACACACACTGCCCAGGGCACACAATGGGGGGAAGTCACGGTAGACGGACTCGGGCTGATGTAGGTCGTGTGGGTGGGCGCG from Branchiostoma lanceolatum isolate klBraLanc5 chromosome 4, klBraLanc5.hap2, whole genome shotgun sequence includes these protein-coding regions:
- the LOC136432885 gene encoding cell division control protein 42 homolog translates to MPPQLVEHTTSPLLPQDGRMSPSERVVKCVLVGDGAVGKTSMVVSYTTNGYPTEYVPTAFDNYSVVVTVDEKPVRLQLCDTAGQDEFDNLRPLCYPQTDVFFVCFSVVCPTSFNNLVEKWVPEVRRHCPKTPIILVGTQSDLRESVNVLIDLARYGEKPVSESEARLRAHEVGAIAYMECSSLTQKNLKEAFDSAIISGIEYQDSRKGKKCRDRPYKPKPVKSVKQPNKAKPKPNRSSLATEKAKEGWKKFCCFLAS